The following proteins are co-located in the Manihot esculenta cultivar AM560-2 chromosome 7, M.esculenta_v8, whole genome shotgun sequence genome:
- the LOC110619327 gene encoding two-component response regulator ARR17 encodes MEGGSGGSCSSMEKVMGNYGDQPHVLAVDDNLIDRKLVEKLLKNSSCKVTTAENGLKALEYLGLGVDGRNKLDTNVSKMNLIITDYCMPGMTGYELLKKIKESSIMKEVPVVIMSSENIPTRITKCLEEGAQMFMLKPLKQSDVKKLRSDLMSCRR; translated from the exons atggaGGGTGGTAGTGGTGGGTCTTGTTCATCAATGGAGAAGGTGATGGGAAACTATGGAGATCAACCTCATGTTTTAGCAGTGGATGACAACCTGATTGACCGAAAACTCGTTGAAAAGTTGCTTAAGAACTCTTCTTGCAAAG TCACCACAGCAGAAAATGGGCTAAAAGCACTGGAGTATTTGGGGTTGGGCGTTGATGGAAGGAACAAATTAGACACTAAT GTTTCCAAGATGAATTTGATCATCACTGATTATTGTATGCCTGGAATGACAGGCTATGAACTACTCAAGAAAATTAAG GAATCATCAATCATGAAGGAGGTTCCAGTTGTGATTATGTCATCTGAGAACATCCCAACTCGTATTACCAA GTGCTTAGAGGAAGGAGCTCAGATGTTCATGCTCAAGCCCCTCAAGCAGTCAGATGTGAAGAAATTGAGGTCTGATTTAATGAGCTGCAGAAGATGA
- the LOC110619323 gene encoding glycerol-3-phosphate dehydrogenase [NAD(+)] 2, chloroplastic isoform X2, which translates to MALKIEDNSILTMTMALFEAPPSFNCNYPLFASSRNTSTVVISCSASSLPPPSSPKIPEGGTTNPNSLNTAPDRSRDRRKVVRLAWEKLVRWSRSWRSKNRTDVLQQTNKVVVLGGGSFGTAMAAHVANRKADLEVHMLLRDPLVCQSINDDHCNCKYFPEYKLPDNVIATTDPKTALIGADYCLHAVPVQFSSSFLEGISEFVDPGLPFISLSKGLELNTLRMMSQIIPQALKNPRQPFVALSGPSFALELMNKLPTAMVVASKDKKLANATQQLLASSHLRISTSSDVTGVEIAGALKNVLAIAAGIVEGMHLGNNSMAALVAQGCSEIRWLAMKKLSLDASCQLLLLQPIG; encoded by the exons ATGGCGTTGAAGATAGAAGACAACTCTATCTTAACCATGACGATGGCACTATTTGAAGCACCACCATCCTTTAACTGCAACTATCCACTCTTCGCCTCCTCCAGAAACACATCCACAGTCGTCATTTCTTGCTCTGCTTCAAGTCTTCCTCCTCCATCATCTCCGAAAATCCCGGAAGGGGGAACCACTAACCCCAATTCACTTAATACTGCTCCTGACCGCTCCAGGGATCGGCGAAAGGTCGTTCGACTGGCCTGGGAGAAGCTTGTCCGCTGGTCCCGCTCTTGGCGCTCTAAGAACAGGACTGACGTCCTCCAACAAACCAACAAG GTTGTGGTGCTTGGAGGAGGATCTTTTGGTACCGCGATGGCTGCCCATGTCGCTAATAGAAAGGCTGATTTAGAGGTTCACATGCTTCTACGTGATCCTTTAGTGTGTCAATCGATCAATGACGACCACTGTAATTG CAAATACTTCCCAGAGTACAAGCTACCAGATAATGTCATCGCCACCACTGATCCTAAAACTGCTTTGATTGGTGCAGACTATTGCCTTCATGCCGTGCCTGTTCAG TTCAGCTCATCATTTCTTGAGGGCATTTCAGAATTTGTTGATCCAGGCTTGCCTTTCATATCCCTTAGCAAAGGCTTGGAGCTGAATACATTGAGGATGATGTCTCAGATTATTCCCCAAGCATTGAAGAATCCTCGCCAGccttttgttgcattatctggaCCTTCTTTTGCACTGGAATTGATGAATAAGTTACCAACAG CAATGGTGGTGGCATCGAAGGACAAAAAATTGGCAAATGCTACTCAACAGCTACTAGCCTCTTCTCATTTAAGAATAAGCACTTCAAG TGATGTTACAGGGGTGGAGATCGCAGGTGCTCTAAAAAATGTGCTTGCCATTGCAGCTGGGATTGTGGAAGGAATGCATCTTGGTAATAATTCAATGGCGGCTCTTGTTGCACAAGGTTGTTCTGAGATACGATGGCTGGCTATGAAG AAGCTATCTCTTGATGCTAGTTGTCAATTGCTGTTGCTCCAACCCATTGGTTGA
- the LOC110619323 gene encoding glycerol-3-phosphate dehydrogenase [NAD(+)] 2, chloroplastic isoform X1 has translation MALKIEDNSILTMTMALFEAPPSFNCNYPLFASSRNTSTVVISCSASSLPPPSSPKIPEGGTTNPNSLNTAPDRSRDRRKVVRLAWEKLVRWSRSWRSKNRTDVLQQTNKVVVLGGGSFGTAMAAHVANRKADLEVHMLLRDPLVCQSINDDHCNCKYFPEYKLPDNVIATTDPKTALIGADYCLHAVPVQFSSSFLEGISEFVDPGLPFISLSKGLELNTLRMMSQIIPQALKNPRQPFVALSGPSFALELMNKLPTAMVVASKDKKLANATQQLLASSHLRISTSSDVTGVEIAGALKNVLAIAAGIVEGMHLGNNSMAALVAQGCSEIRWLAMKMGAKPATITGLSGTGDIMLTCFVNLSRNKTVGVRLGSGEQLDDILNSMNQVAEGVSTAGAVIALAQKYKVKMPVLTAVARIIDNELTPKKAVLELMRLPQVEEV, from the exons ATGGCGTTGAAGATAGAAGACAACTCTATCTTAACCATGACGATGGCACTATTTGAAGCACCACCATCCTTTAACTGCAACTATCCACTCTTCGCCTCCTCCAGAAACACATCCACAGTCGTCATTTCTTGCTCTGCTTCAAGTCTTCCTCCTCCATCATCTCCGAAAATCCCGGAAGGGGGAACCACTAACCCCAATTCACTTAATACTGCTCCTGACCGCTCCAGGGATCGGCGAAAGGTCGTTCGACTGGCCTGGGAGAAGCTTGTCCGCTGGTCCCGCTCTTGGCGCTCTAAGAACAGGACTGACGTCCTCCAACAAACCAACAAG GTTGTGGTGCTTGGAGGAGGATCTTTTGGTACCGCGATGGCTGCCCATGTCGCTAATAGAAAGGCTGATTTAGAGGTTCACATGCTTCTACGTGATCCTTTAGTGTGTCAATCGATCAATGACGACCACTGTAATTG CAAATACTTCCCAGAGTACAAGCTACCAGATAATGTCATCGCCACCACTGATCCTAAAACTGCTTTGATTGGTGCAGACTATTGCCTTCATGCCGTGCCTGTTCAG TTCAGCTCATCATTTCTTGAGGGCATTTCAGAATTTGTTGATCCAGGCTTGCCTTTCATATCCCTTAGCAAAGGCTTGGAGCTGAATACATTGAGGATGATGTCTCAGATTATTCCCCAAGCATTGAAGAATCCTCGCCAGccttttgttgcattatctggaCCTTCTTTTGCACTGGAATTGATGAATAAGTTACCAACAG CAATGGTGGTGGCATCGAAGGACAAAAAATTGGCAAATGCTACTCAACAGCTACTAGCCTCTTCTCATTTAAGAATAAGCACTTCAAG TGATGTTACAGGGGTGGAGATCGCAGGTGCTCTAAAAAATGTGCTTGCCATTGCAGCTGGGATTGTGGAAGGAATGCATCTTGGTAATAATTCAATGGCGGCTCTTGTTGCACAAGGTTGTTCTGAGATACGATGGCTGGCTATGAAG ATGGGTGCCAAGCCTGCAACAATTACTGGTCTGTCGGGAACAGGAGACATTATGCTTACATGTTTTGTTAATCTTTCAAGAAATAAAACTGTTGGAGTGCGTCTTGGATCAGGGGAGCAGCTTGATGATATACTAAATTCCATGAACCAG GTAGCAGAAGGTGTATCAACAGCAGGAGCTGTGATTGCATTAGCTCAGAAATATAAGGTTAAGATGCCAGTTCTGACAGCAGTTGCTCGGATCATAGATAATGAACTGACCCCGAAAAAGGCTGTTCTTGAGTTGATGAGACTCCCTCAG GTTGAAGAAGTTTGA
- the LOC110619321 gene encoding probable inactive serine/threonine-protein kinase scy1, whose protein sequence is MFKFLKGVVGGSGTGLKDLPYYIGEPYPSAWGSWTHHRGTSKDDGSPVSIFSLSGSNAQDGHLAAGRNGVKRLRTVRHPNILSFLYSTEVETLDSSSTSRITLYMVTEPVMPLSEKIKELGLEGTQRDEYYAWGLHQIAKAVSFLNNDCKLVHGNVCLASVVVTPTLDWKLHALDVLSEFDGNNETASGSMLQYEWLVGLQYKPMELAKSDWVAIRKSPPWAIDSWGLGCFIYELFSGIKLGKTEELRNTVSIPKSLLQDYQRLLSSVPSRRMNTSKLIENSEYFQNKLVDTIHFMEILTLKDSVEKDTFFRKLPNLAEQLPRQIVLKKLLPLLASALEFGSAAAPALTALLKMGSWLPAEEFNIKVLPTIVKLFASNDRAIRVSLLQHIDQYGESLSAQVVDEQVYPHVATGFSDTSAFLRELTLKSMLILAPKLSQRTFSGSLLKYLSKLQVDEEPAIRTNTTILLGNIASYLNEGTRKRVLINAFTARALRDTFSPARGAGIMALCATSSYYDMNEIAIRILPNVVVLTVDADSDIRSKAFQAVDQFVQILKQYHEKTSAGDTTADATMGLSSMPGNASLLEWAMSSLTLKGKPSEQASLPPLNSGAPLASTASNASSAPARVNSSTKLYDQPVSLSPTSTDGWGEIENGFQEEQDSEKDGWDDIEPFEEPKLSPALANIQAAQKRPVSQPVSQPKPQATSLRPKNTGKVPKDEDDDLWGSIAAPAPKTASKPLNVKTASTTDDDDDPWAAIAAAPPATRAKPLSAGRGRGAKPAAPKLGAQRINRT, encoded by the exons atgtttaaatttttgaagGGAGTGGTGGGTGGATCTGGTACTGGACTTAAGGATCTCCCTTACTATATCGGCGAACCTTACCCCTCCGCTTGGGGCTCCTGGACTCATCATCGTGGCACCTCTAAG GATGATGGATCTCCAGTCTCAATATTTTCTCTTTCTGGAAGTAATGCTCAGGATGGACATCTAGCAGCTGGTCGGAATGGTGTCAAACGCCTTCGCACT GTCAGGCATCCGAATATTCTATCATTTCTATACAGTACTGAGGTTGAAACTTTAGACAGTTCTTCTACCTCAAGGATTACTTTGTATATGGTGACGGAACCCGTTATGCCATTATCTGAGAAGATCAAGGAGCTAGGTTTAGAAGGCACACAAAG AGATGAGTATTATGCTTGGGGGCTGCACCAGATAGCTAAAGCTGTGAGCTTTTTGAATAATGATTGTAAACTA GTACATGGCAATGTTTGCTTGGCCAGTGTTGTTGTCACACCAACTCTTGACTGGAAGCTGCATGCTCTCGATGTTTTATCTGAATTTGATGGGAATAATGAAACTGCAAGTGGATCAATGCTG CAATATGAATGGCTTGTTGGGCTACAATACAAACCAATGGAGTTGGCCAAGTCTGACTGGGTTGCAATCAGAAAATCTCCACCTTGGGCCATTGATTCTTGGGGTTTGG GTTGCTTCATTTATGAACTCTTTTCTGGTATTAAGCTGGGGAAAACAGAGGAGTTGCGCAACACTGTTTCCATTCCAAAG TCATTACTTCAGGATTACCAGCGCCTCCTGAGCTCTGTGCCCTCCCGCAGGATGAATACATCAAAGCTTATAGAAAATAGTG AATACTTTCAGAATAAGTTGGTAGACACCATACATTTCATGGAAATTCTCACGTTGAAAGACAGTGTTGAGAAGGATACCTTCTTCCGTAAACTTCCAAATTTAGCGGAGCAGCTTCCTCGCCAAATTGTGCTAAAGAAG TTGCTTCCATTATTAGCTTCTGCCCTTGAATTTGGTTCTGCTGCTGCCCCTGCTTTGACAGCATTGTTGAAAATGGGTTCTTGGCTTCCAGCTGAAGAATTTAATATCAAG GTATTGCCAACAATTGTCAAGCTGTTTGCCTCAAATGATCGTGCCATTCGAGTTAGTCTCTTACAGCATATTGATCAATATGGAGAGTCATTATCAGCACAAGTTGTTGATGAGCAA GTTTACCCTCATGTTGCTACTGGGTTTTCCGACACATCAGCTTTCCTCCGTGAACTGACGTTAAAATCCATGCTTATTTTGGCACCAAAG CTTTCTCAACGTACTTTTTCAGGCTCCTTATTGAAGTATCTTTCGAAGTTGCAG GTTGATGAAGAGCCAGCAATTAGAACAAACACAACCATATTACTAGGGAATATTGCAAGCTATCTAAATGAAGGG ACAAGGAAGAGAGTATTAATTAATGCTTTTACAGCCCGTGCACTGCGTGATACTTTTTCTCCTGCCAGAGGAGCGG GAATAATGGCTTTGTGTGCCACTAGTTCTTATTATGACATGAATGAGATTGCAATTCGAATTCTTCCCAATGTTGTTGTACTCACTGTTGATGCTGACAG TGATATTCGATCAAAAGCATTTCAAGCTGTTGATCAATTTGTTCAAATACTCAAGCAGTACCATGAGAAG ACCTCTGCTGGAGATACCACTGCAGATGCAACTATGGGGCTTTCATCAATGCCAGGAAATGCTAGTCTACTTGA ATGGGCTATGAGTTCCTTGACCCTCAAGGGTAAACCATCTGAGCAAGCTTCACTTCCTCCTTTAAATTCTGGTGCACCTCTAGCTTCTACAGCCTCCAATGCCAGCTCAG CACCAGCCCGTGTAAATTCCAGCACAAAATTATACGATCAACCAGTATCTCTGTCTCCTACTTCAACAGACGGCTGGGGAGAAATTGAAAATGGATTTCAGGAAGAGCAAGACAGTGAAAAAGATGGTTGGGATGATATTGAACCTTTTGAAGAGCCAAAGCTATCTCCAGCTCTTGCAAATATTCAAGCCGCGCAAAAGCGGCCAGTCTCACAGCCAGTTTCACAACCAAAGCCACAAg CTACAAGTCTGCGACCTAAAAATACAGGAAAGGTGCCAAAAGATGAGGATGATGATTTATGGGGTTCCATTGCTGCCCCTGCTCCAAAAACGGCATCAAAACCCTTGAATGTTAAAACAGCATCGAcaactgatgatgatgatgatcctTGGGCCGCCATTGCTGCTGCTCCACCTGCTACAAGAGCCAAACCATTGTCAGCTGGAAGAGGCCGAGGAGCTAAACCTGCTGCTCCAAAACTGGGCGCACAAAGAATAAACCGGACTTAA
- the LOC110618450 gene encoding WRKY transcription factor 55 codes for MNEFISLILKGMKLAKDLEPTLQNLATHNYQHMLSNLDEIIRVFISARERLNAHQDLPQMLFRELQQQPQIDPRLQEYWLRTKMMELQHSQLEAERIGISSGMENKQAAGGTQMGSANLAMELGSRDVQAMASSSTQRQRRRKDDEEYRTIRAAAPRMGNTEIPPEDGYTWRKYGQKEILGSRFPRSYYRCTHLKLYQCPAKKQVQRLDDDPYTFEVTYRGDHTCHMSDTAPSVPPPVITQEVTQSMAAQPPPRLQFRLGGGGSGGSSGSGPSTVRYGKEVEYLVADMADVMFNSGSSSSNSMELIFTSMEK; via the exons ATGAATGAGTTCATTTCTTTGATTCTTAAAGGGATGAAGTTAGCTAAAGACCTTGAACCAACCCTACAAAACTTAGCCACCCACAATTACCAACACATGCTTTCTAATTTAGATGAAATCATTAGGGTTTTCATTTCTGCTAGGGAGAGGTTAAATGCACATCAAGACCTTCCTCAGATGCTGTTCCGAGAGCTGCAGCAGCAACCACAGATCGATCCAAGATTACAGGAATATTGGCTTAGGACTAAAATGATGGAGTTGCAACACTCACAACTGGAGGCTGAGAGGATTGGCATCAGTTCAGGGATGGAGAATAAGCAGGCAGCAGGTGGAACACAAATGGGGTCAGCAAATCTGGCTATGGAATTGGGTAGCAGAGATGTTCAAGCAATGGCTTCATCATCGACGCAAAGACAGCGAAGAAG GAAGGACGATGAAGAGTATAGGACGATAAGGGCAGCTGCACCTCGGATGGGAAATACTGAAATCCCACCAGAGGATGGCTACACATGGAGGAAATATGGCCAGAAAGAAATACTAGGGTCAAGGTTCCCAAG GAGTTACTACAGGTGCACACATTTAAAACTGTACCAATGTCCAGCCAAGAAGCAAGTTCAGCGACTAGATGATGATCCCTACACATTTGAAGTTACATACAGAGGTGATCACACGTGCCACATGTCTGATACAGCACCATCTGTTCCACCACCAGTTATTACCCAGGAGGTGACTCAAAGTATGGCTGCTCAGCCTCCACCACGGCTGCAATTTAGACTAGGTGGTGGAGGGAGTGGAGGCAGCAGCGGTTCAGGTCCCTCCACTGTCCGATATGGTAAAGAAGTTGAATATCTTGTAGCAGATATGGCTGATGTGATGTTTAACTCCGGCAGCAGCAGTAGCAACAGCATGGAACTGATTTTCACTTCCATGGAAAAATAG
- the LOC110618630 gene encoding WRKY DNA-binding transcription factor 70 — translation MAASCTGKLSSNRERAARELVQGQEFATHLQFLLKKHYPDDGLLSADELVVKIMRSFTEALSLVTCYDFVENFQNQTTSQVDSVCCDDRKSEDSGESKKRATAKERRGCYKRKKISLSWTTVSATTEDGYAWRKYGQKQILNTKYPRSYFRCTHKYDQGCKATKQVQIMEEDPQMYGTTYIGHHTCRDILKVPQIITPPDSSPGHESYMLTYSNSNNTPTQLDHQHHPFTWCPSTMIKQEYKEETPSDLTDELSSLDSMWKDLEAFEQADHYRAVASTECTETASQSLDMDFAVSSVEFNGDFHFDESEFNYLSK, via the exons ATGGCCGCTTCTTGTACTGGAAAACTATCATCAAACAGGGAAAGGGCGGCAAGAGAGCTCGTTCAAGGCCAAGAATTTGCAACCCATCTTCAATTTCTTCTCAAGAAACATTATCCAGATGATGGGTTGCTCTCAGCTGATGAGCTTGTGGTCAAGATCATGAGATCTTTCACTGAAGCTCTTTCCCTGGTAACTTGCTATGATTTTGTTGAGAATTTTCAGAATCAGACAACTTCACAAGTGGACTCAGTTTGTTGTGATGACCGGAAATCTGAAGATTCGGGCGAGAGCAAGAAGAGGGCAACTGCCAAGGAAAGGAGGGGATGTTACAAGAGAAA GAAGATTTCACTGTCATGGACAACAGTCTCAGCTACAACAGAAGATGGTTATGCGTGGAGAAAATATGGGCAGAAACAGATCCTCAACACCAAATACCCAAG GAGCTACTTCAGGTGCACCCACAAGTACGATCAAGGATGCAAGGCAACGAAGCAAGTCCAGATAATGGAAGAAGATCCACAAATGTATGGCACCACTTATATTGGTCACCATACCTGCAGAGATATTCTCAAGGTTCCACAAATCATCACACCACCAGATTCTTCTCCTGGTCATGAATCTTATATGCTCACTTATTCCAATTCAAACAATACTCCTACCCAATTGGATCATCAACACCATCCATTTACTTGGTGTCCATCCACCATGATTAAGCAAGAATATAAGGAAGAGACGCCAAGTGATCTCACAGATGAGCTTTCATCTTTGGACTCCATGTGGAAGGATCTTGAAGCATTTGAGCAAGCTGATCATTACAGGGCAGTTGCTTCTACAGAGTGTACGGAAACTGCTTCTCAAAGCCTGGACATGGATTTCGCAGTGAGCTCCGTTGAATTTAACGGCGATTTTCACTTTGATGAAAGTGAGTTCAACTACCTAAGCAAATAA
- the LOC110619839 gene encoding rhodanese-like domain-containing protein 7, whose translation MIKYRPPPLLSLMMISSPSHLLNPVAHSRFIFVSKPGSQIPCSFHHRLPVFPKISLFYSLRSLQNMTFPKCCSASGYAPADPIPSSGTAELNDPNPQSYLVVVSFYKFADFPDYADMRKPLKHLCEELRVSGGIILAPEGINGSICGTRETVEKVLEFIKSDDRLKGLRQVETPVSPEEEAIHHGHGSSSPLAAGEDTPFRWDHVRVKLKKEIVTLGMPTVSPIERVGKYVNPKEWNALIDDPDTVVIDVRNNYETRIGKFKGAVDPCTASFREFPSWVKNKLRVVTDTDEVDLLDGNSDTETEGSTPKMPKRVAMYCTGGIRCEKASSFLLSKGFKEVYHLEGGILKYLEEVPKSESRWVGECFVFDKRVSVEHGLAQGTFKLCYGCKQPVSDADMEAPEWEHGVSCPYCYSLKSDEEKERARARQRQFESWGIIGGQPGSKPDSSTRNSNKLSSSI comes from the exons ATGATAAAGTATAGGCCGCCTCCATTGCTCTCCCTGATGATGATATCATCTCCCTCTCATCTCTTAAACCCTGTTGCTCACTCCAGATTTATCTTTGTTTCCAAACCAGGCTCTCAAATCCCCTGTTCCTTTCACCATCGCCTTCCTGTATTTCCTAAGATCTCTCTTTTTTATTCTCTCAGATCCCTTCAAAACATGACATTCCCAAAGTGTTGCTCTGCTTCTGGGTATGCTCCTGCTGATCCGATTCCCTCTTCGGGAACGGCTGAACTCAATGATCCTAACCCTCAATCTTATCTGGTGGTGGTGTCATTCTATAAATTCGCTGATTTTCCCGACTATGCGGATATGCGAAAGCCTTTGAAACATCTCTGTGAGGAACTG CGTGTTTCAGGCGGTATCATTCTAGCGCCTGAGGGAATCAATGGAAGCATATGTGGGACCAGGGAGACGGTGGAAAAAGTTCTTGAGTTCATCAAGAGTGATGACAGACTAAAGGGGCTAAGACAGGTGGAGACACCTGTAAGTCCTGAGGAGGAAGCTATCCATCATGGACATGGTAGTAGTTCTCCTCTAGCAGCAGGGGAGGATACACCATTTCGTTGGGATCATGTTAGGGTGAAGTTGAAGAAAGAG ATTGTTACTCTTGGAATGCCTACCGTGTCACCTATTGAAAGGGTTGGGAAATATGTGAACCCAAAGGAGTGGAATGCATTGATTGATGATCCAGATACT GTGGTTATTGATGTGCGAAATAATTATGAAACTAGAATTGGGAAGTTCAAAGGAGCAGTTGATCCTTGTACCGCATCGTTTCGGGAATTCCCTTCTTGGGTGAAAAATAAGTTGCGAGTTGTTACAGACACAGATGAGGTGGATCTTTTAGATGGAAACAGTGATACAGAAACAGAGGGCTCCACGCCAAAAATGCCAAAACGAGTTGCTATGTACTGTACTGGAGGAATTCGATGTGAGAAAGCTTCAAGTTTTCTCCTAAGTAAAGGTTTCAAAGAG GTTTATCACTTGGAAGGTGGAATTCTAAAGTACCTTGAGGAAGTCCCAAAGTCAGAGAGCCGGTGGGTGGGTGAGTGCTTTGTTTTTGACAAGCGAGTCTCGGTAGAGCATGGTTTAGCCCAAGGAACTTTCAAGCTGTGCTATGGATGTAAGCAGCCAGTGAGCGATGCTGACATGGAAGCCCCGGAATGGGAGCATGGAGTTTCTTGTCCATACTGTTATTCATTGAAAtctgatgaagaaaaagaaagggcAAGAGCTCGACAAAGGCAGTTTGAGTCTTGGGGCATTATTGGAGGGCAACCAGGATCTAAACCAGATAGTAGTACAAGGAACTCTAACAAGCTCTCAAGCTCAATTTAA